TCTCCACAGCCCGAATGGAGCGGACTGCAGCAGCCGACCGTACGAGATTAACAGGGCCATGTATTCTCAAACCCCAGGCATGGATGGACTTTGCGGCGCGTCGTTACAGTTCGCGCACGGCATGCTTCAGGATCCGAGTCTGCTTTTTAACAAGACCCATTTCAATGGCGTCAACCCTCCGCCGCCGCAGAGTTTCTTCCCATTTTCAGGCGATTTTAAGTCTAATGATTTACAAACTGCTGATTTTATGCAGCCCAGACCCTGGTACCCATTTGCGGCACCCGAGTTCACCGGCCAGGTCGCTGGGGTCACCACAGCCGCCCAGCCAGCAAACATCAGCCCACCTATCGCTGAAACGAGGGAGCAAATCAAGATGCCTTCTGAGGTCAAAACGGAGAAAGATGTCGATGAGTACGCCAACGAAGACAACAAACCTCCATCACAATTTAATCACCCCCCTGGGACATCATCTGTGGCCACCGGAATGTACTATTCCACACCATGGAACCCTTCCTTTTGGCCCGGCCTGCCTCATATCACGGCCCCTGCTAATATTTCTCAAGCTCCTCCGACACCCACGGCATCATCTCCATCTCTATCACCATCTCCACCGGGGAATGGCTTCGGAAGTCCGGGATTTTTCAACGGGGGCTCTGCGCAAAACATGGCCTCTGGCCAGGCGCAAACTGCTCCGCGAAGTAGCGGATCGTCCAGTGGAGGGTGCAGTGATTCCGAGGAAGAGGTAAGATTTCAGTCCTCATTTTAACTGCGTTTTCTGTAAATTTGTAGTTGTGTTATTactatttttaatgattttaggAGAATCTAACTACAGAGAATTTGGAGCAGTTTGCTAAAGAACTGAAACACAAGCGCATCACGCTGGGTTTTACGCAGGCAGACGTTGGACTCGCTCTGGGAAACCTGTATGGTAGGTTTGCTGCTCCTAACTATAATATTTGCATGTGCATAAGTCGACTGGCCCGCAgttgtttaaatgtaaatttttctgTTCAGGAAAAATGTTCAGCCAGACAACCATTTGTCGTTTTGAGGCGCTTCAGCTTAGTTTCAAGAACATGTGCAAATTAAAACCATTACTACAGAGGTGGCTAAACGAGGCTGAAAACTCAGAAAATCCACAAGATGTAAGTACATTGCacagttttttttcaaatctaaccagtgctttaaaaataaatggcctTGCCATTGAACTTGATGTTGCAATAGACCCATGTTTGAATGACTTTCAGATGTACAAGATTGAACGGGTTTTTGTTGACACAAGAAAAAGGAAGCGGAGAACCAGTTTGGAAGGCACAGTCCGCTCTGCTCTCGAGTCGTACTTCGTGAAATGCCCTAAACCCAACACTCTGGAGATAACACACATATCCGATGACCTAGGCCTGGAAAGAGATGTAAGCATGCTTCAGTGTCATTTTGTTCAATCGTTGTAATGCTTCTATAGAGATCGCTGGACCTAAACTGTGGGGTTTTTTTTCAGGTGGTACGCGTGTGGTTCTGCAATCGTAGACAAAAGGGAAAGCGCCTGGCGCTGCCCTTCGATGACGAGTGCGGTGATGGTCAGTACTACGAGCAGAGCCCTCCACCTCCCCCCAACATGGGTGGCACAGTTCTCCCAGGGCAAGGCTATCCCGGACCAGCCCATCCTGGAGGAGCCCATGCCCTATACATGCCAACCCTGCACCGACCGGAGGTCTTTAAAAATGCCCTGCACCCCGGGCTGGTGGGTCATCTCACCAGTTAAACTAACCAGCTCTCCACCCATCTTTGTCTAAACACCTGCGTCACATTCCTTGGGTCCAGAAGACCTTGAAAGTTGCATGCCAACGATGAATTGCTGTTTATAGAAAACCAAAtagcagatttatttttatgtacattCCATGTTTAATTGGTTATTTTCTAATGTGCCTTGGGACACTCTGTGTCTGGTTTAGGCTGTGCCTATGCACAATAGCAGCCTGATgggtcttttttttttaatggatgattcgttaaacaatgtgtttgcacaagttcaaatataattttatagtTGTTTTTATGACTTCTTACTGCTcatgttacatttttaatgtacataATGTTTGTCTCTATAGTTCCAAATTTGGCGACCTCAAAGTTTTCATGTTTCTGTGTAAttctaaatgcataaatgtgttaACGGGCAGCAAATTCAGGTCTTTGTATTTTGACTAAGGAGatggatttatttttcttttatcatttGGAGGAGACCTTTTCAGATGGTCCCCAAAGAACACCAGTCACTGTTCTTCTCTAAATGCCTGCACTCTCCTCCCATCTCAACCGAAAAGATTTCTGGATGCAATAACTTTTAATCAGGGTGATGTAGATAAAATCTGCTGCCAGTTGAGTTTGATGTGCCTTATTCTGTTCACTGTTCCTGCTCTCATCCCTATGCATGTAAATGGAAGCCATATTTGATAATTTATTGAAATGCTGCTCTATTGCAATCCATACGATACAATATCTCTCTGTGTAGCAATTAAATCAAAACCCATTTGACACTCATTTCTATCTTCTGCTTTGGCCTTGTTTTTGCAGTTATGTCTGTTTTGTAAACCAGTAGTTTTGCTTCAGGATACAGATTTTGCATTAGACGTAAAGTGGTGACTGTTCAAAATTGGTCAAATTAACGTATCTAAATCCAACACTACAATTAAGTAATTTAACTAATTGCCAATTTTGGACCAAAACATATTGTGGTCTGCACAAGTCATCTTTAGTTTTCTATAAATTGGACCATTATTGTACCATTTGCAGTTTGTTCCTTGTTTTTTAGAATGAGGACATATAATATCGTTCCAGTAGTGTAACGGTAGAGCGCATATTTTTAACgcacacatgcatatatatatatatatactgtatgaagtATATGGGtatgacaaataaactgtaaatgtgtcctTTGTGTGACAGTAAAATTTTAGataaaactaacaatgaagataaatcttgCCATTTTAATAGTTTatcaacagtttgttttcaaaatttttgcTTTCACACCATAGGATACATGTACAGCATATTATatgcattttacatatttatatattacagtatattataaagTATTGAATAGCATAGAATAATGTATGCACCTATTGCACAGATAAAATCATTTGTCAAtttcatgaatgtaaatgttatgtttCAACCTTCTTATTTTCCCACTTTGTCTGTCTTCAAGTAGATAAATTCATGGCAAAATACTATGATGTTTATGAGTGCTACGTCCataagcttttttattttactttacataCATAATTATATGGTTTGTTGCATTATCTTTGCATTTTTACGCCACTTTCCACAACCCCCTTTAGAATCACTGTTAAAAAAAGACATGCAAAGTATGTTACCTCAAAATAACTAACGTTGTCACAGCCTTCAAGGACGTAAGCATGTTGACAGGGAAGGAAACGGGTTAATTTGTTGTGGTTTCAGTTTGGCACCGGTGCCTCATAAATGTGATATTTCACACCAGCATCTTTGTTGCATGCACGGGTGCACATCACCCCTCTGTGCTTAAATGACTCGAGTGTTCCGGGTCAAATTCACAGTAGCATTGCATTCTTCTGACTACCATAGACGTGTTAAGTGCCTAAAGGCAGAGCTGGGTAGATTACTTAGGAATTGAAATCAGTTACTGATTACAAACTACTAGGCAAAATTTGTAGTGAGTAACGTAATCCCTTAGATTACACATTTCTTGTAACGTCATCTGACTactttttgattacatttatacatttgtttacaagtGTCTGTTTTATCTTTACCTGGTGTATGTGTCCACAACACTTTTCTTGttaaattttattaaattatataaaattataaaagtaCATGAAGTATTAGAAGTTAATAAAATGCCTTTATACTAAATTACTGCAATACAACAGCACAtgtagttaaaataaaaatagttaaagAATAGAAAAAACCCTTACAGTGTACATATTAGGACTGGTTAAAAAAAATAGATTCTTCGATTTTAATTGATCTTAATTTTAACTAAACGATATCGATTCTGGAATTCTCGGAATCTATGCGTGTGCTTTACTACAAGGATTTGAATATCTGTAGTTCGCCTCTCGTCCTAAAGATGTCGCCATCACTTGCGTTGATATTTATGGGCCTGTTTTGAACGttgaaatctgttttattttagtttcatGTTGTTATGAATTtaactgttaaaataaaaataaaaaacaaaaatgttggtTACTTGTTTGGTTacacaaagtaaaaataaaaagtaattccAAACATAATTGTGTGGGTTTTGTTAAAGCTGAATAGGAGGGTTTAGTTACCAGTGTATCTATTTAAATATAGATTCCATGTCTGCAAAACCAGCATTTTAATCTAAGTACTGATAACTAATCGACGTTGAATCGAATTGAAACCACATAAATAAGAATCGAATCGAATCGCCAATTTGGTCGCAAAACCCAGCCCTAGTAAATATCAAGTGTAGATACCAAATCAACGTAAATGGGTGTAATATTCATGATgggcaaaacaaaaagtatTCAGACGGCAATCTGACAATAATATTATAATCTAAACCATAAACTTTTGTCAGCATAATTTAGAATCATAAATACCTGCATATATTATAGCCACATTAATAACAGTTTGCTAatagaaaatataaatgttCACAACAGAAAGACTGGATTACAAATGACGGGTACACACAGTcgcaaaacaacaaaatcaaattGTGAAAGATTAAATTTATCACCCACCTGTGTttgggattattttaaacaaaatcttaattAAACAATGGAAATGTCAATATTTTTCACAAGTATTACCTTTGTGAACAAAAATTTGAAAATCGATCATATATTGAGAATGCTGTGCATGGACAATTCAGCAGCACAAATCTTTTTGGATTTATGACTAATGCAGTTTCGCAATGAATGTTGTGATTTGCACTAATCGCGCAAATCATAGTATTATTGTTGCTATTGCGAAGATTAACACTGTTCTTAAACAATACATAGCGAACataaatgcttgtaaacaaaaacatgtcagaCTTGCTATCGTGGGTTGGTTGTCTTAACAGTTAAAGTGGTAGGcttacaaaaaaagtaaaagtaataTGTAATGTAATCTATGTAATGTAATCTGTAACAATAAAATAGTAACTGTACTCTGATTACGAGTATTTTACAATGTAGCGGTACTGAATTACAAGTACTTGATTTTTGGAATCTGATTATATGTAAATGAATACTGAAGTAATCAGTTACTACCCAGCTCTGCCTAAAGGTAAACAACACAAGTTAAATGTGCACTACCCGTTATTCTACCACATTCTCCAAGTTCTCAAATCCTAATAAATCTTTTGAGCTGGAAATCGTCCATATAAGGGACAGATATTGCAAAGTCTTTCTCTCCAATCTGTATATAGCTTGACTGTGTAATTTTGTCTCCAggtaaaatatacattatacttTTCCGGATCTTTAATCAGGCTTCTGAGATACATAGCCAGGTCCTTTGTAGAATTAAAGTCATCCACATGGATAAAGGATTTAGGAGGTGCGACCGCCTCGTAATCTTTTCGTGGCGGGCCTAGCACCACAGGCACAGTCCCTGACTGAAATGCATTTTTCCAAAGTTTCTCGGTTATATAGTGAGGAGACTCTATGTTTTCAAAGGCCAGATAGAAATAACAGCGTGAAATCGTCGGGAGCAAGGCCTCCTTTGATAGCGGCTTCCTGGTGAAACGTCCATACACCTGAACATTAAGAGTTTTCTTCAGCTCTTGGAACACGGCACTCCTCCTGTGTCTTTTTTGGTAGTTGCTTACCACCCAACAAGCTTCGTGACACTTGTTTATTGGGATAACAAAGTCTCGAATTGGTTTCTCCTTGGGTATCAACTTCCCATAGGGCACAGTGATGTCAGCTTGCGGGTGATATGACATGGTGAGGTTAAAGAGGTTTTTGAACGCTTTCAAGTTCGCTGTATTTGGCAGCGCTTCCAAAGAGAGCCACACCCACCTCTGAGAGGCGGGCCGAGGGTGATCAACAGGCAGGTGGACTTTTTGCTTCCTCAGCTCATCGTGATGAAAGACCACCAGGTCAGCATTCTCAAAGAGTGAACGATTGTCTACTAAAACACATCTGGGGATGCCATAGTCATTTAGGCATACATCTCCTGTCAGGTTGTAGTGGATGCCATATGGCCAGTGCCAAAAGAGGATCGTGATGCTTCTATTGAGGTACTTGGCGGTGGCATTGTGATATTGCTTATTAGACACAAACAACCAACTGTAGATTAAGTTGATGGTGAGGAAGAACATGAGAAGAATGTGGTGCCTGTTTATGCATCTTGCCATTGGGCCCTTTGGCATGCTGTGGAGGTATTAGAACTGGGTTAATTTGTTTTGCAAACATTGTATTGTTGTGTAGATACACTGTCATTATGTATTTTAGGATTTTACAGCTAACATattgtcattttctttcttcttgtATGTGATAAGTGGAGTGAGAGTAAGGAGTAAGGTAGAGggagtggaacacaaaagaggatatttggaagaacgctgtaaccaaacaacattggacaccattgacttccattgtatggacacaaaaccactgagacatttctcaaaatatcttcttttgtgctccacagaaaaAGAGAGTCCTATATAACCTAAATGACataatgacataagggtgaatacaaaaaacatgatgacagactttttatttttaggtgaactatccctttaaggaattATAATGAAAGTGCTTTTGAAAACATATACTCTTGATAAGCAAGGCCTAAGAAAATTCTccagtttttattatttcattattttaattattgaaattttgattattgaaacAAAGAAactgtataaaacatttttaactttaCAAACAGACCAAGTCTAAATCATTTCTATTGTAAACAACAACACCAATTACTTGTATtacagggacagttcacccaaatatttatgttttcaaatctgtatagacAGATTTGTAAacattctggggcaccattgactaccatagtagtttagtttcctactatggaagtcaattgtgccccagaactgttctgttacaaacattcttccaaatatttttgttgtgttcagtggaacaatcaaatgtatacaggttgAAACAACTTAAGgctcagtaaatgatgacagaattttcatttcaagtgTCTCTGTAAAGCACTGGAGCACTGAAGATAGCTATGTGCTGAAACGTTTGCTcgtgtgtctgtttttattcacttgCACTTTGCACTTTTTGCACGATgcaatttataaaataaaaaatataaataatataaacaatatgtCTTTGTAGACTTTTTTGAGTCTCGAGTGGATCAGTGTGCGGTTAGCCATCCTTTATGTTTATTTTCAAGTATTCTACTGGCTCTACGCACCTGCAGTACAaggattttacttttttatttacttggagCGCTACAATATTCCCTCAAGTGTCCCTGTAAACCCACAATAATCtaagccagtggttctcaaactttttcgttgtaaggcccccttagtgtagagtgcatcgctttgcggccccccaaataaagacttataatcttaaatttaacatttttatttaaacaaaaacatattcggttatacaatgctgaaacagcaattcttttgtctggtggtcttatttttctgatgtttgattgcataaaatcatatgatcaatttctatatttcataaaatgccacaaaatctgtggccccctggatccatctcagggccccccaggggccacggcccccagtttgagaactactgatcTAAGCTTCTGAGAAGATGCTTATTCCAACCAACAGAAGACCCCCAACAGTGGATAGatgcaaaaataaaagccaTGTTCTTACCTGTGTCTTTATGCTTTAGCCTATGGGAGTATTTCGGTTTCTGAGTCCCTTGACAAAGAAATATAagtgttttttaatgatgaaGAGACAATGACTTGGGAAGAAACAAGCTTCCTTTTAAaatcacattgtttttatttcctttcaTTAAGAAATCACACCCCCGCCCCAACTATCTTGCATTGATATCACAACGTACCTACTAAAAAGTGGACGTTCATCACCTCAGAGTGTCTTCCTTATGTCCTTTAAACTTGCAGAGAAAGGTTTTGCCACAAACCACAAACTAGACCTGAGATATGCATACGTGTGCACATGTGTTGCTTTAGATTTCACAGTGGTTTAAAGTCCTGTTTCGGAACAGGCGTGTGTTCTGGAGTGTGTGGTTGCGGCTTGAGATCTGTGTTCTGAGAGCACTGAATCACTGGGAGGAAGTGAATGTTTTTGAAACTTTTGACTTCTTTATCACATGTTCATCTTGCCGCATGTGTTGGGGAAGTAATGCACAACATTAGACTGTTGCAATATAAGGGTCTACCCTTGTGACCcatttatgaaaatgaaccatggttatACTATAGTACATGTAAATAAGCTCTTTGCACTACCTTACATCTGCACTGTTGTATATTTCACTGGTTTGCACTCTATCtgccattcttttttttaaatatcccgTCTTGTAATAGTTGTATTTGACAtataatctgtattttttatatacagtatatttttattctgtgtagtgttatttgtatgcaccatgggtctgagagtaacgcaatttcaatcctctatatgtatgtactgtatgtggcagatttgacaataaagcagactttgacaAATGTATGGTTATGGTGGTTTTATTGATAAAAACTATGGTTGCTGTAGTGAAACCATGAGGAACTTTAGTGGTTATGCTACATTCTCATTGTTTTGACATTATTCTCAAAATATTACCATGGTTTCATAATGCTATGACTTTATGTCACCACCACAATGACTGCTATACAGTTTTGGAGAAGTCTTTTGCACATTTGTTGGGTGTTGTATTTTTAACATGGTAACATGGTTGCTGTGGTATTGTAAATGGTTGCTGGGGTGTACTGGATGGTTGCACACTACAAAAAAAAGTTACAGGACCAACAAAACATCCAGAAATACGTGCCATCTGGCAAAACCAAAGTCACCCCCAGacaaacaatatatattttcaatccAAAGTTAACACTAGATGGCACTGGATGGTTCTTAATTCAAAATAAGACCCCCGAACTTACAGTTTCaagtgattattttatttaataaagaaaagggTAACGTTTTACCTTTAAATAAGTGATTTTACACATGCTGGCCTTATTGTAACATTTGTGGTTGCAATCTAATGTAAGCCAATGGCAATTtataaatttgtataaatttacaAAAACCTATTATCACCATAAAATGTTAGCcactcataaaataacactgtaaaatacattatactatacatacatacatatatatctTTTTACATATTATAATATACTAAAGTAAAAACAACAAAGATTGTGTCTAATGGACTGCATGTGTAACTGttctcaaaaacattttcataagaAATATTAGAAAATCTagaaaattaatatgaacagcTTTGATAAACACACAGATTTGGTAT
The Triplophysa rosa linkage group LG19, Trosa_1v2, whole genome shotgun sequence genome window above contains:
- the pou5f3 gene encoding POU domain, class 5, transcription factor 1; this translates as MTERLHSPNGADCSSRPYEINRAMYSQTPGMDGLCGASLQFAHGMLQDPSLLFNKTHFNGVNPPPPQSFFPFSGDFKSNDLQTADFMQPRPWYPFAAPEFTGQVAGVTTAAQPANISPPIAETREQIKMPSEVKTEKDVDEYANEDNKPPSQFNHPPGTSSVATGMYYSTPWNPSFWPGLPHITAPANISQAPPTPTASSPSLSPSPPGNGFGSPGFFNGGSAQNMASGQAQTAPRSSGSSSGGCSDSEEEENLTTENLEQFAKELKHKRITLGFTQADVGLALGNLYGKMFSQTTICRFEALQLSFKNMCKLKPLLQRWLNEAENSENPQDMYKIERVFVDTRKRKRRTSLEGTVRSALESYFVKCPKPNTLEITHISDDLGLERDVVRVWFCNRRQKGKRLALPFDDECGDGQYYEQSPPPPPNMGGTVLPGQGYPGPAHPGGAHALYMPTLHRPEVFKNALHPGLVGHLTS
- the LOC130570240 gene encoding alpha-(1,3)-fucosyltransferase 7 — its product is MPKGPMARCINRHHILLMFFLTINLIYSWLFVSNKQYHNATAKYLNRSITILFWHWPYGIHYNLTGDVCLNDYGIPRCVLVDNRSLFENADLVVFHHDELRKQKVHLPVDHPRPASQRWVWLSLEALPNTANLKAFKNLFNLTMSYHPQADITVPYGKLIPKEKPIRDFVIPINKCHEACWVVSNYQKRHRRSAVFQELKKTLNVQVYGRFTRKPLSKEALLPTISRCYFYLAFENIESPHYITEKLWKNAFQSGTVPVVLGPPRKDYEAVAPPKSFIHVDDFNSTKDLAMYLRSLIKDPEKYNVYFTWRQNYTVKLYTDWRERLCNICPLYGRFPAQKIY